The genomic interval CAATTCTAATTTACCCATTCTTTAAAaaacgataaaaaaaaagaagctCAAAGTCCTGCAAATGCTAAGCCAATCGCCACAAAAGCTGAACACCAGCACAGGGTTTTATTATTACAGGCAGAGATAACACCATTGAGATCTAATTCATCTACGTTATTCAGAAAACCCTAAACCAACTAACAAAAAGAGTAACTCGTGTATCCGGAGAAACAGAAAGAAGAACTACAAGATTCGAATTCAAAGGACATCGAGAATGTCCTGAGCGCCACTGAAAGTGAAGGCACCCCCTTCCTCCAAATTGAAGAGCTTCACAACCCCATCCTCAGCCAAGAGAGCATATCGCCTAGACCTAACGCCCAACCCAACGGGCTTGTCGCTGAGATCGAGCTCGCATCCAATGGCTTTCGTGAACGTTCCGTTTCCATCGGACAACAAGAGCACCTCGTCGTTAACCTTGAGGTCGTCCTTCCAAGCCTTCATCACGAAAGCATCGTTCACCGAAATACATGCAATGGTATCCACCCCCTTCGCCTTCAGCTCCCCCGACTTCTCCACGAATCCCGGCACGTGCTTCTGCGAGCACGTGGGAGTGAACGCACCCGGCACCGCGAACAGCACCGCTTTCTTTCCCTTCGTCAGCTCCGACACCGTCGTCGTCTTGACCTCACCGTCGGAGTCCAGGAAGGAGAAGGTAGCCTCCGGGAGCTTGTCGCCGACGCCGATGGCAGCGGTGATGGtggaagaggaggaggaggagaatCTGAGGGGTTTGGCATGGCGAGAAGCAGGAAGGCGAATAGAGAATTTGGAAGGGAGGGTTTTGGAAGGGAGGAGAGAGACGGTGGTGGAAGAGAAGAGCCTGGAGAATGTAGTTAGAGATGCAGCCATGGTGAGTTGCAGAGAAGAGTGAGAGTGTGGCAGTTAGTGAAGAAATCTAAGAATGAATGAATGGTGTGTTGGGTAGGAAGGGATAGTATTGTTGTTGGGCTCAAAGCCCACAATCATGGAAAGGGCTCTTGTCTTGGCCCATATCTAACTACATTTAACCTATTTTCACCACCACCATTCAAAAACATATATCTA from Phaseolus vulgaris cultivar G19833 chromosome 1, P. vulgaris v2.0, whole genome shotgun sequence carries:
- the LOC137814530 gene encoding peroxiredoxin-2E, chloroplastic encodes the protein MAASLTTFSRLFSSTTVSLLPSKTLPSKFSIRLPASRHAKPLRFSSSSSSTITAAIGVGDKLPEATFSFLDSDGEVKTTTVSELTKGKKAVLFAVPGAFTPTCSQKHVPGFVEKSGELKAKGVDTIACISVNDAFVMKAWKDDLKVNDEVLLLSDGNGTFTKAIGCELDLSDKPVGLGVRSRRYALLAEDGVVKLFNLEEGGAFTFSGAQDILDVL